In Janibacter alkaliphilus, the following proteins share a genomic window:
- the purM gene encoding phosphoribosylformylglycinamidine cyclo-ligase, translating to MSESITYAAAGVDVEAGDKAVELMKASVARATRPEVLGGLGGFAGMFDASALQGMRRPVLATSTDGVGTKVAVAQAMDVHDTIGHDLVGMVVDDIVVCGAEPLFMTDYIATGRVVPERIAALVSGIAAACETARVALLGGETAEHPGLLAADEYDVAGAATGVVEHEDVLGPQRVRPGDVVLALASSGLHSNGYSLVRAVLASAGWELDRHVDELGRTVGEEILTPTRVYAADLVDLLRTDGVEVHALSHVTGGGLAANLARVLPAGVLARVDRATWTPPPVFDLVGRLGQVPRADLERTLNLGVGFVAVLPGASVDAATTHLQARGIDTWVLGEVHDAASAPTQDGVEIVQGAKGVDGGAVQVVGEHPAGA from the coding sequence GTGAGCGAATCCATCACCTACGCCGCCGCCGGGGTCGACGTCGAGGCCGGTGACAAGGCCGTCGAGCTGATGAAGGCCTCGGTCGCCCGGGCCACCCGCCCCGAGGTGCTCGGCGGGCTCGGCGGCTTCGCCGGGATGTTCGACGCCAGCGCGCTGCAGGGGATGCGCCGACCCGTGCTGGCCACCTCCACCGACGGGGTCGGCACGAAGGTGGCCGTCGCCCAGGCGATGGACGTGCACGACACCATCGGCCACGACCTCGTCGGCATGGTCGTCGACGACATCGTCGTCTGCGGTGCCGAGCCGCTCTTCATGACCGACTACATCGCCACCGGCCGGGTCGTCCCCGAGCGGATCGCCGCGCTGGTCTCCGGCATCGCCGCGGCCTGCGAGACCGCCCGGGTGGCGCTGCTCGGCGGCGAGACCGCCGAGCACCCGGGGCTGCTGGCCGCCGACGAGTACGACGTGGCCGGCGCGGCCACCGGCGTCGTCGAGCACGAGGACGTCCTGGGCCCGCAGCGGGTGCGCCCCGGCGACGTCGTGCTCGCCCTGGCCTCCTCCGGGCTGCACTCCAACGGCTACTCCCTGGTGCGGGCCGTGCTCGCCTCGGCCGGGTGGGAGCTCGACCGGCACGTCGACGAGCTCGGCCGCACCGTCGGCGAGGAGATCCTCACCCCGACCCGGGTCTACGCCGCCGACCTCGTCGACCTGCTGCGCACCGACGGCGTCGAGGTGCACGCGCTCAGCCACGTCACCGGCGGCGGCCTGGCCGCCAACCTCGCCCGGGTGCTCCCCGCCGGGGTGCTCGCCCGGGTCGACCGGGCCACGTGGACCCCGCCGCCGGTCTTCGACCTGGTGGGACGGCTCGGTCAGGTGCCGCGCGCCGATCTCGAGCGCACCCTCAACCTCGGGGTCGGCTTCGTCGCGGTGCTGCCGGGCGCCTCCGTCGATGCCGCCACCACCCACCTGCAGGCCCGCGGCATCGATACCTGGGTGCTCGGCGAGGTGCACGACGCGGCCTCGGCACCGACGCAGGACGGCGTCGAGATCGTCCAGGGGGCGAAGGGGGTCGACGGCGGCGCGGTGCAGGTCGTCGGCGAGCATCCGGCCGGAGCATGA
- a CDS encoding helix-turn-helix transcriptional regulator — protein sequence MTQPTAAEAPDEGVRLLVADADPQHRSSLVVALSVERDVELLAPVPTVAALTVRAPEADVVLLVGDLGSDLGEAELVARLRHHAPAWVVLTRGSDAGGSSVDAVLAAGAHGGLVLTSTPLQIAAGVRAAARGERPPAVDPPTGPLVQRRHQDSTLTRREIEVLRLVGEGLGNQRIADRLYLSVSSVKSHLSHTYGRLGVNQREAAVAEARRRGLM from the coding sequence ATGACCCAGCCGACCGCGGCCGAGGCCCCCGACGAGGGGGTACGCCTGCTGGTCGCCGACGCCGACCCGCAGCATCGCTCCAGCCTCGTCGTGGCGCTCTCGGTCGAGCGGGACGTCGAGCTGCTGGCGCCGGTGCCGACGGTGGCCGCGCTGACCGTGCGCGCCCCGGAGGCCGACGTCGTGCTGCTCGTCGGGGACCTCGGCAGCGATCTCGGCGAGGCCGAGCTGGTGGCGCGGCTGCGCCACCACGCCCCGGCCTGGGTGGTGCTCACCCGGGGATCGGACGCCGGCGGCAGCTCCGTGGACGCGGTGCTGGCCGCCGGGGCGCACGGAGGCCTGGTGCTCACCAGCACCCCGCTGCAGATCGCTGCCGGGGTGCGGGCAGCGGCCCGCGGCGAGCGACCGCCGGCGGTGGACCCGCCCACCGGCCCGCTGGTGCAGCGCCGCCACCAGGACAGCACGCTGACCCGCCGGGAGATCGAGGTGCTGCGCCTGGTCGGCGAGGGGCTGGGCAACCAGCGGATCGCCGACCGGCTCTACCTCAGCGTCTCCAGCGTGAAGTCGCACCTGTCGCACACGTACGGCCGCCTCGGGGTGAACCAGCGTGAGGCCGCGGTGGCCGAGGCGCGTCGGCGCGGTCTCATGTGA
- a CDS encoding DUF3073 domain-containing protein translates to MGRGRAKAKQTKVARELKYYSPETDLSALERELHGQSSSADTESDEGRSRWDDDDDDDQWSSDRRR, encoded by the coding sequence ATGGGGCGCGGCCGAGCGAAGGCCAAGCAGACGAAGGTCGCCCGCGAGCTGAAGTACTACTCGCCGGAGACGGACCTCAGTGCGCTTGAGCGGGAACTCCACGGGCAGTCCAGTTCCGCCGACACCGAGTCCGACGAGGGCCGTTCGCGGTGGGACGATGATGACGACGACGACCAGTGGTCCTCGGACCGTCGCCGCTGA
- a CDS encoding cation:proton antiporter produces MSADATVSLFWIALAAALAPLIGRAARGALPQAVLLLLAGVLIGPSVLGLAAETDLELVRELGLGLLFLLAGFEVDTDSLRGRQGTWASVTWLLSWLAALGLVLAVGPDIDTTAAIALAIALTSTALGTLLPILQERGLMGSPIGRGVMVHGAIGELLPVLAMAILLGSKAPLVTVLLLVGFALVTVAAAVVPRRFLRRAPQVYHSIVGTSGGTTQTTLRLLMTLLLGLMALAALMDVDVVLGAFAAGVVIRRLAGPDTEDLEGRRNLLAHSFFVPAFFVLSGMSIGLADVVEAPWFVVSTLLLIVLLRGGGIWLTERLVDTCSGLRTPRERAALSLYGATGLPIIVAVTEVAVSSDLMPEEVAGAAPTTEAVR; encoded by the coding sequence GTGAGTGCCGACGCCACCGTCTCGCTCTTCTGGATCGCCCTCGCGGCGGCGCTCGCCCCGCTGATCGGTCGCGCCGCCCGGGGCGCCCTGCCGCAGGCCGTGCTGCTGCTGCTCGCCGGGGTGCTCATCGGTCCCAGCGTGCTCGGCCTGGCCGCCGAGACCGACCTGGAGCTGGTCCGCGAGCTCGGCCTGGGGCTGCTCTTCCTGCTCGCCGGCTTCGAGGTGGACACCGACAGCCTGCGCGGTCGGCAGGGCACCTGGGCGTCGGTGACCTGGCTGCTCAGCTGGCTCGCGGCGCTCGGCCTGGTGCTCGCCGTCGGACCCGACATCGACACCACCGCGGCGATCGCGCTGGCCATCGCGCTGACCTCGACCGCCCTGGGCACCCTGCTGCCGATCCTCCAGGAGCGCGGGCTGATGGGCAGCCCGATCGGCCGCGGGGTGATGGTCCACGGCGCCATCGGCGAGCTGCTGCCGGTGCTGGCCATGGCGATCCTGCTCGGCAGCAAGGCTCCCCTGGTGACCGTGCTGCTGCTCGTCGGCTTCGCGCTGGTCACCGTGGCGGCGGCGGTGGTGCCGCGGCGCTTCCTGCGCCGAGCGCCACAGGTCTACCACTCGATCGTCGGCACCTCCGGCGGCACCACCCAGACCACGCTGCGGCTGCTGATGACCCTGCTGCTAGGCCTGATGGCCCTCGCCGCCCTCATGGACGTCGACGTCGTCCTCGGCGCCTTCGCCGCCGGGGTGGTCATCCGCCGCCTGGCCGGGCCGGACACCGAGGATCTCGAGGGTCGGCGCAACCTGCTCGCGCACAGCTTCTTCGTGCCGGCGTTCTTCGTACTCTCCGGCATGAGCATCGGGCTGGCCGACGTCGTCGAGGCCCCCTGGTTCGTCGTCAGCACGCTGCTGCTCATCGTGCTGCTGCGCGGCGGCGGGATCTGGCTCACCGAGCGGCTCGTGGACACCTGCTCCGGGCTGCGCACCCCGCGCGAGCGGGCCGCGCTCAGCCTCTACGGGGCCACCGGGCTGCCGATCATCGTCGCGGTCACCGAGGTCGCCGTCAGCAGCGACCTCATGCCCGAGGAGGTCGCCGGCGCGGCGCCGACCACCGAGGCCGTCCGGTGA
- a CDS encoding glycosyltransferase, whose product MTGGGRRALVVTVVHHPEDSRIRHREIGALLDAGWQVTYAAPFAAHGEPARTDRPGLTAVDLPRAAGRRRLRAARAARTLLREQGPQHDVVLVHDPELLLAATGLGLDHLVWDVHEDAAGALAVKEWMPAPLRRPVAAAWRVAERRAERRWPLLLAEHAYADRFARPHPVVPNAVLLPETVPAGGDRVVYIGNLTLARGVAEMVDAARRLHRAGDGQLLVEIVGPARDETSREMLQRAHDDGVLRWRGFLPAAEAMPLLDGALAGLSLLADLPNYRGSMPTKVVEYLAHGVPAITTGLPLAVELVEAAEAGLVVPFGDGEAAAEAVLTLWRDPERAAAMGARGRALVRERYDWAVGGPAFVAALESVAEASSPRG is encoded by the coding sequence GTGACCGGGGGCGGCCGGCGGGCGCTGGTGGTCACCGTCGTGCACCACCCCGAGGACTCCCGGATCCGGCACCGCGAGATCGGTGCGCTGCTCGACGCCGGCTGGCAGGTCACCTACGCCGCCCCCTTCGCCGCGCACGGGGAGCCGGCGCGCACCGACCGGCCCGGCCTGACCGCGGTGGACCTGCCGCGGGCCGCCGGCCGGCGCCGGCTGCGGGCGGCCCGCGCCGCCCGCACCCTGCTGCGCGAGCAAGGACCGCAGCACGACGTCGTGCTGGTGCACGACCCCGAGCTGCTGCTCGCCGCCACCGGGCTGGGCCTGGACCACCTCGTCTGGGACGTCCACGAGGACGCCGCCGGGGCGCTGGCGGTCAAGGAGTGGATGCCCGCGCCGCTGCGCCGCCCCGTCGCCGCGGCCTGGCGGGTGGCCGAGCGTCGCGCCGAGCGGCGGTGGCCGCTGCTGCTGGCCGAGCACGCCTACGCCGACCGCTTCGCCCGGCCCCACCCGGTCGTGCCGAACGCCGTGCTCCTCCCCGAGACCGTCCCCGCCGGCGGCGACCGGGTGGTCTACATCGGCAACCTCACCCTGGCTCGCGGGGTCGCCGAGATGGTCGACGCGGCGCGGCGGCTGCACCGGGCCGGCGACGGGCAGCTCCTCGTCGAGATCGTCGGACCGGCCCGCGACGAGACGTCGCGAGAGATGCTGCAGCGGGCGCACGACGACGGGGTGCTGCGCTGGCGCGGCTTCCTCCCGGCGGCCGAGGCGATGCCGCTGCTCGACGGTGCGCTGGCCGGGCTGTCGCTGCTGGCCGACCTGCCGAACTACCGCGGGTCGATGCCGACGAAGGTGGTCGAGTACCTCGCCCACGGCGTGCCGGCGATCACCACCGGGCTGCCGCTGGCGGTCGAGCTGGTCGAGGCCGCCGAGGCCGGGCTGGTGGTCCCCTTCGGTGACGGCGAGGCCGCGGCCGAGGCGGTGCTGACGCTGTGGCGCGACCCGGAGCGGGCCGCGGCGATGGGCGCGCGGGGACGCGCGCTGGTGCGCGAGCGCTACGACTGGGCGGTCGGCGGACCCGCCTTCGTCGCCGCGCTGGAGTCGGTGGCCGAGGCCTCCTCGCCGCGCGGCTGA
- a CDS encoding ATP-binding cassette domain-containing protein has protein sequence MAEPTGQDRTPTVVVSHLDVTYRVLGSGRRGPAAGQGESPRLRRMLARGRPSIGYREIAAVQDVSFVAHHGESIGIIGRNGSGKSTLLRAVAGLIPPTSGRLWVAGEPSLLGVNAVLMNKLSGERNIYIGGEALGLSTQQIRERFDDIVEFSGIGDAVYLPMGTYSSGMGARLRFAISTAAAPDVLMIDEALATGDAEFRQRSAERIAQIREQAGTVFLVSHSNSNIRQICDRVLWMDRGRLIMDGPTEEVMPEYEATQPRRTKASTEPAEPEVAGVERWGGSNRFEAAASATLHSYQAPVEGCFLVSSHRMAHARAAAPVAARLGWPLVWTRPSALPGSAREQLTRLQPGRVVVVGGEEMVRGDTAEKVAEIVDGPVERIGSDDPAQTSAALLRAFPPGDDDRIHVTMPPNDTTALSIGVVAAQHHRALLVADPDQPHPDLLEAVRETAPVTLVLEGGPEDWSPRALEVLADASGRSVSWQAHEGAMLRVARCWGETPPGGRLIVAPINAGLEQLTALAVSGRTGEPLYLVRTDQVPAVIATEIRARRPDSFALVGGVGTVRAEVRAQLGQLLLPEGDGAQPRGEEASATDSSAATKAGPPTAQS, from the coding sequence GTGGCTGAGCCGACCGGCCAGGACCGGACCCCCACGGTCGTGGTCAGCCACCTCGACGTCACCTACCGGGTGCTCGGCTCCGGCCGGCGCGGACCGGCCGCCGGGCAGGGCGAGTCACCGCGGCTGCGGCGGATGCTGGCGCGCGGGCGCCCGTCGATCGGCTACCGCGAGATCGCCGCGGTGCAGGACGTCTCCTTCGTCGCCCACCACGGCGAGTCGATCGGCATCATCGGCCGCAACGGGTCCGGCAAGTCCACCCTGCTGCGGGCGGTCGCCGGGCTGATCCCGCCGACCTCGGGCCGGCTCTGGGTGGCCGGCGAGCCCTCCCTGCTCGGGGTGAACGCGGTGCTGATGAACAAGCTCAGCGGGGAGCGGAACATCTACATCGGCGGCGAGGCGCTCGGCCTGAGCACCCAGCAGATCCGCGAGCGCTTCGACGACATCGTCGAGTTCTCCGGGATCGGTGACGCGGTCTACCTGCCGATGGGCACCTACTCCTCCGGGATGGGTGCGCGGCTACGCTTCGCCATCTCCACCGCGGCCGCCCCGGACGTGCTGATGATCGACGAGGCGCTGGCCACCGGCGACGCCGAGTTCCGGCAGCGCTCGGCCGAGCGGATCGCCCAGATCCGGGAGCAGGCCGGGACCGTCTTCCTGGTCAGCCACTCCAACTCCAACATCCGTCAGATCTGCGACCGGGTGCTGTGGATGGACCGCGGCCGGCTCATCATGGACGGCCCGACCGAAGAGGTCATGCCGGAGTACGAGGCCACCCAGCCCCGGCGGACGAAAGCGAGCACCGAGCCGGCCGAGCCGGAGGTCGCCGGGGTGGAGCGCTGGGGCGGGTCGAACCGCTTCGAGGCCGCCGCGTCGGCGACCCTGCACAGCTACCAGGCGCCGGTCGAGGGGTGCTTCCTCGTCAGCTCGCACCGGATGGCGCACGCCCGGGCCGCTGCCCCGGTCGCCGCCCGGCTGGGCTGGCCGCTGGTCTGGACCCGGCCCAGCGCGCTGCCCGGGTCGGCCCGCGAGCAGCTGACCCGGCTGCAGCCCGGTCGGGTGGTCGTCGTCGGCGGCGAGGAGATGGTGCGCGGGGACACCGCGGAGAAGGTCGCCGAGATCGTCGACGGCCCGGTCGAGCGGATCGGCTCGGACGACCCGGCGCAGACCTCGGCGGCGCTGCTGCGGGCCTTCCCCCCGGGGGACGACGACCGCATCCACGTGACCATGCCGCCCAACGACACCACCGCCCTGTCGATCGGGGTGGTCGCCGCCCAGCACCACCGGGCGCTGCTCGTCGCCGACCCCGACCAGCCCCACCCGGACCTGCTCGAGGCCGTCCGCGAGACCGCCCCGGTGACGCTGGTGCTCGAGGGCGGGCCCGAGGACTGGTCGCCGCGGGCGCTCGAGGTGCTCGCCGACGCCAGCGGCCGGTCCGTCTCCTGGCAGGCGCACGAGGGCGCGATGCTCCGGGTGGCGCGCTGCTGGGGAGAGACCCCGCCCGGCGGGCGGCTGATCGTGGCACCGATCAACGCGGGCCTGGAGCAGCTGACCGCGCTGGCGGTCTCCGGACGGACCGGGGAGCCTCTCTACCTGGTGCGCACCGACCAGGTGCCCGCGGTGATCGCGACCGAGATCCGCGCCCGGCGCCCGGACTCCTTCGCGCTGGTCGGCGGGGTCGGCACCGTCCGGGCCGAGGTGCGCGCCCAGCTCGGGCAGCTGCTACTCCCGGAGGGCGACGGGGCTCAGCCGCGCGGCGAGGAGGCCTCGGCCACCGACTCCAGCGCGGCGACGAAGGCGGGTCCGCCGACCGCCCAGTCGTAG
- a CDS encoding ABC transporter permease: protein MTEAPQRASLPPALSGAEAAALAERHGLRTLGERPPLRRYLRDLWDRRSFVWTLSRAQSYAQNEGNHLGQLWAVLNPLLLIGSYFVIFGLVLGTRGNVENFIAFLAIGVVLFSFTSSVITSGAKAITGNINLVRALHFPRAILPISVTLRELLTAAPGFALLFVVVLVTGETPSWEWLLFPVAVGLQGLFLLGLALIGARVVNASRDLGNLIPVIVRMLRYVSGVFFPVSHYGAELGEPWGAILVNQPFALCLDTGRQALMGGEAFPLQPMQWLTLAAWAVGTLLVGLVVFWWDEARYGRG, encoded by the coding sequence GTGACCGAGGCCCCGCAGCGGGCCTCCCTCCCCCCGGCGCTGTCCGGTGCGGAGGCTGCGGCGCTCGCCGAGCGCCACGGCCTGCGCACCCTCGGTGAGCGACCGCCGCTGCGCCGGTACCTGCGCGACCTGTGGGACCGGCGGTCCTTCGTCTGGACCCTCTCCCGCGCGCAGTCCTACGCCCAGAACGAGGGCAACCACCTCGGTCAGCTGTGGGCGGTGCTCAACCCGCTGCTGCTCATCGGCAGCTACTTCGTCATCTTCGGGCTGGTCCTGGGCACCCGCGGCAACGTCGAGAACTTCATCGCCTTCCTGGCGATCGGGGTGGTGCTCTTCAGCTTCACCTCCTCGGTGATCACCTCGGGAGCGAAGGCGATCACCGGCAACATCAACCTCGTCCGGGCGCTGCACTTCCCGCGGGCGATCCTGCCGATCTCGGTGACCCTGCGCGAGCTGCTCACCGCGGCCCCCGGCTTCGCGCTGCTCTTCGTCGTCGTCCTCGTCACCGGCGAAACCCCGAGCTGGGAGTGGCTGCTCTTCCCGGTGGCCGTCGGCCTGCAGGGGCTCTTCCTGCTCGGGCTGGCGCTGATCGGCGCCCGGGTGGTCAACGCCTCCCGCGACCTGGGCAACCTCATCCCGGTGATCGTGCGGATGCTGCGCTACGTCTCCGGGGTCTTCTTCCCGGTCTCGCACTACGGCGCCGAGCTCGGCGAGCCGTGGGGGGCGATCCTCGTCAACCAGCCCTTCGCGCTGTGCCTGGACACCGGCCGGCAGGCGCTGATGGGCGGCGAGGCCTTCCCGCTGCAGCCGATGCAGTGGCTCACGCTGGCGGCCTGGGCGGTGGGCACGCTGCTCGTCGGGCTGGTCGTCTTCTGGTGGGACGAGGCGAGGTACGGCCGTGGCTGA
- a CDS encoding nucleotide sugar dehydrogenase, with product MASDVAIIGLGYVGLPLAEEASRVGLKVLGFDVSQRVVDGLNAGRSHVDDLSDGDIAEMTEAGFEATTDPSRLGEVSTIVICVPTPLSEDGGPDLGPVRAAVDTIAQHLRAGQTIILESTTYPGTTDEVVRPALEASGLVAGTDFHLAFSPERIDPGNQEFGAKNTPKVVGGHTPACGDAAAAFYGQFVDTVVRAKGTREAETAKLLENTYRHINIALVNEMARFCHDLGIDLWDVIAAAKTKPFGFQAFYPGPGVGGHCIPIDPNYLSYNVRAKLGYPFRFVELAQEINATMPAYVVHRAQDILNGDGKALNGSTVLLLGVTYKPDIADQRESPAVPLAQQLLAKGATVVFHDSRVEQWRALGDRARKVDDLDAAIADADLTILVQNHKSYDVDALAAASKRFFDTRGVADDGEKVERL from the coding sequence GTGGCGTCCGACGTCGCAATCATCGGCCTCGGGTACGTGGGCCTCCCCCTCGCCGAGGAAGCCTCCCGGGTGGGGCTGAAGGTCCTCGGCTTCGACGTGAGCCAGCGGGTGGTCGACGGCCTCAACGCCGGCCGCTCGCACGTCGACGACCTCTCCGACGGCGACATCGCCGAGATGACCGAGGCCGGCTTCGAGGCCACCACCGACCCCTCCCGGCTGGGCGAGGTGAGCACGATCGTCATCTGCGTGCCGACCCCGCTGTCCGAGGACGGCGGCCCCGACCTGGGCCCGGTGCGGGCCGCGGTGGACACCATCGCCCAGCACCTGCGCGCCGGCCAGACGATCATCCTCGAGTCGACGACCTACCCGGGCACCACCGACGAGGTGGTCCGCCCGGCGCTGGAGGCCAGCGGCCTGGTCGCCGGCACCGACTTCCACCTCGCCTTCTCCCCGGAGCGGATCGACCCGGGCAACCAGGAGTTCGGGGCCAAGAACACCCCGAAGGTGGTCGGCGGGCACACCCCCGCGTGCGGCGACGCCGCGGCCGCCTTCTACGGCCAGTTCGTCGACACCGTGGTGCGCGCCAAGGGCACCCGGGAGGCGGAGACGGCGAAGCTGCTGGAGAACACCTACCGGCACATCAACATCGCCCTGGTCAACGAGATGGCCCGCTTCTGCCACGACCTGGGCATCGACCTGTGGGACGTCATCGCGGCCGCCAAGACCAAGCCGTTCGGCTTCCAGGCCTTCTACCCCGGTCCCGGCGTCGGCGGGCACTGCATCCCGATCGACCCGAACTACCTCTCCTACAACGTCCGGGCGAAGCTGGGCTACCCCTTCCGCTTCGTCGAGCTGGCGCAGGAGATCAACGCGACCATGCCGGCCTACGTCGTGCACCGCGCCCAGGACATCCTCAACGGCGACGGCAAGGCCCTCAACGGCTCGACCGTGCTGCTGCTCGGGGTGACCTACAAGCCGGACATCGCCGACCAGCGGGAGAGCCCGGCCGTGCCGCTGGCCCAGCAGCTGCTGGCGAAGGGCGCGACCGTCGTCTTCCACGACTCCCGGGTCGAGCAGTGGCGGGCTCTGGGTGACCGGGCCCGCAAGGTCGACGACCTCGACGCCGCGATCGCCGACGCGGACCTGACCATCCTCGTGCAGAACCACAAGAGCTACGACGTGGACGCCCTCGCCGCGGCCTCGAAGCGGTTCTTCGACACCCGCGGCGTCGCCGACGACGGCGAGAAGGTCGAGCGCCTGTGA
- a CDS encoding glycosyltransferase, with the protein MSRPDRPPRAAGGAPVIGSLIGGARAVRNLPVTASVAWRHLGRDRWKGASVALRAAPPPLRRAVAARAGTLGHPALAPLAVAAQGERAAAEETLRELVATGEPAQVREAAAAAAALGLVQVTADALARLPEDDPAQVRLTALLRHAQGHHRAALDALVGTTDAATDSLRRRIAGDLSALDALGRISRVPPGPPRVPADHHARSGCSTPDRVLHVAYNALPEVQAGYTLRTHGIARAQVAAGTAATVITRPGFPVDSGALAAPGEVLLDGVDYQRILPARLLPSSAGERLDRYADAVTALAAQQRPGIIHAHSRHDNAQAAIVAGRRLGIPVIYEVRGFIEETWRSRGGDPAADEYRLFKRAETECMHAADAVVTLSASMREDILDRGVPQERVHVVGNAVGDDFVGEPPAADELRAELGLAPEDVVYGVVSTLNGYEGVDLLLEAVARLREQPGHERARVLVVGDGPARAELAAAAAGRDDVILTGAVPHAQVRRYHAAIDVFCVPRRRTPVTELVPPLKPLEALATGRPVVLSDLPPLRELVDASGAGLVAAPDDVAAWVAALARLYARPDRTALGARGRDWVVQHRTWAAAAGRYQEIYRDVVAEHQSKE; encoded by the coding sequence GTGAGCCGCCCCGACCGACCACCCCGCGCGGCGGGTGGCGCACCCGTGATCGGGTCGCTGATCGGCGGCGCGCGGGCCGTGCGCAACCTCCCGGTGACCGCCTCGGTGGCCTGGCGCCACCTCGGCCGGGACCGGTGGAAGGGGGCCTCGGTCGCCCTGCGCGCCGCGCCCCCTCCGCTGCGGCGGGCCGTCGCCGCCAGGGCCGGGACGCTCGGGCACCCGGCGCTGGCGCCGCTGGCGGTCGCCGCGCAGGGTGAGCGGGCCGCCGCCGAGGAGACCCTCCGGGAGCTCGTCGCCACCGGCGAGCCCGCGCAGGTCCGGGAGGCGGCGGCGGCCGCGGCGGCGCTCGGCCTGGTGCAGGTCACCGCCGACGCGCTGGCCCGGCTGCCCGAGGACGACCCGGCGCAGGTCCGGCTGACCGCGCTGCTGCGGCACGCCCAGGGGCACCACCGGGCGGCGCTGGACGCGCTCGTCGGGACCACCGACGCCGCCACCGACAGCCTGCGGCGGCGGATCGCCGGAGACCTCTCCGCGCTCGACGCGCTCGGCCGCATCTCCCGGGTGCCGCCCGGCCCGCCGCGGGTCCCGGCCGACCACCACGCGCGCAGCGGGTGCTCGACCCCAGACCGGGTGCTGCACGTCGCCTACAACGCGCTGCCCGAGGTGCAGGCCGGCTACACGCTGCGCACCCACGGCATCGCCCGCGCCCAGGTCGCCGCCGGCACCGCCGCCACGGTGATCACCCGGCCCGGCTTCCCGGTCGACTCCGGCGCGCTGGCCGCCCCCGGGGAGGTGCTGCTCGACGGCGTCGACTACCAGCGGATCCTCCCGGCCCGGCTGCTGCCGTCCTCGGCCGGGGAGCGCCTGGACCGCTACGCCGACGCGGTCACCGCGCTGGCCGCCCAGCAGCGACCGGGGATCATCCACGCGCACAGCCGGCACGACAACGCCCAGGCGGCGATCGTCGCCGGGCGACGGCTGGGCATCCCGGTGATCTACGAGGTCCGCGGCTTCATCGAGGAGACCTGGCGCAGCCGTGGCGGCGACCCGGCCGCCGACGAGTACCGGCTCTTCAAGCGCGCCGAGACCGAGTGCATGCACGCCGCCGACGCGGTGGTCACGCTCAGCGCGTCGATGCGCGAGGACATCCTCGACCGCGGCGTGCCCCAGGAGCGGGTGCACGTCGTCGGCAACGCCGTCGGCGACGACTTCGTCGGTGAGCCGCCCGCCGCGGACGAGCTGCGCGCGGAGCTGGGGCTGGCTCCCGAGGACGTCGTCTACGGGGTGGTCAGCACCCTCAACGGCTACGAGGGCGTCGACCTGCTGCTGGAGGCCGTGGCGCGGCTGCGCGAGCAGCCGGGCCACGAGCGGGCGCGGGTGCTGGTCGTCGGCGACGGACCGGCCCGCGCCGAGCTGGCCGCGGCGGCCGCCGGGCGCGACGACGTCATCCTCACCGGGGCGGTGCCGCACGCCCAGGTGCGCCGCTACCACGCCGCGATCGACGTCTTCTGCGTGCCGCGACGGCGCACCCCGGTCACCGAGCTGGTCCCGCCGCTGAAGCCGCTGGAGGCGCTGGCCACCGGTCGTCCGGTGGTCCTGAGCGACCTGCCCCCGCTGCGCGAGCTGGTCGACGCCTCCGGGGCGGGCCTGGTCGCCGCGCCCGACGACGTCGCGGCCTGGGTGGCGGCGCTGGCCCGGTTGTATGCTCGCCCGGACAGGACGGCCCTGGGCGCCCGCGGGCGCGACTGGGTCGTCCAGCACCGCACGTGGGCGGCTGCGGCCGGCCGGTACCAGGAGATCTACCGCGACGTCGTCGCGGAGCACCAGTCGAAGGAGTAG